A window of Corticium candelabrum chromosome 3, ooCorCand1.1, whole genome shotgun sequence contains these coding sequences:
- the LOC134177287 gene encoding uncharacterized protein LOC134177287 → MIVLQIVICFALRLLYMSSSQTLNLYENVTLSGGWTVYPINFIVVENTSVTLLCKRNDTFTPAYQVRSFDGNIFGNVLLKFQNDLLVTIELGTLKLKIDRFSKKYEGVWQCTATVTSWSLQLVLPSVSLLLLIPTCWIP, encoded by the exons ATGATTGTGTTGCAAATAGTGATTTGTTTTGCTCTACGGTTGCTGTACATGTCAA GCAGTCAGACTctgaatctgtatgagaatgtTACACTGAGTGGTGGATGGACTGTCTACCCTATTAACTTTATCGTAGTCGAGAATACGAGTGTTACATTGCTGTGCAAGCGGAATGACACGTTCACTCCTGCGTATCAGGTTAGATCGTTTGATGGAAACATTTTTGGAAATGTGCTCCTGAAGTTTCAGAATGATCTTCTCGTCACGATTGAACTTGGGACGTTGAAGCTCAAGATTGACAGATTCAGTAAGAAATACGAAGGCGTGTGGCAGTGTACTGCAACAGTGACAAGTTGGAGCTTGCAG TTGGTCCTACCATCAGTCAGTTTACTGCTCCTAATACCAACTTGTTGGATTCCGTGA
- the LOC134177697 gene encoding protein sidekick-2-like, with product MLGYTSVLVKTRLDVEVGQCILQFKAGEQGSNTLTITSAKKIDTGTYTCEGKNDAGVDMDTVVLQVRVSPDASTNLTAKEKTNISITLSWISGSENFSPINGYEVIYRQTGSSDWMIARNFSDGTTTEQLVDGLMPLTDYDFRVRARNAIGEGEFSDIEKLITHPNAPSLGPTELSYSEVKAVSAKLTWKIVNESLLASNEGNITHYEMVYSYNNQEKSQYTDGVATSGTLTGLLKGANYKVVVYARNSGPYQSPPSNKVSFTTDTTGDFTIFQENQQEKTAFIEGLMPRQEYTVRVTARNFNGFGDPDEIKRTTQTEVVTVTIGTTSETTIQVDWQIELQDLKVTIVNNFAEPGSVVTLKCETDFGTSSLVALTAVTVTIGTTTETTIKVDWQIGNVPDAVTEITVHWGTDLSETLEKGIETYTIKQLNPKTSYTIRVVVSLLSGQEREAIEEVETKALTAIVLRPPETLHVDKDAPGTATCVTSSGAPPPRPVEWRVNNEVVSNTGFITVQDNILTVTYTEELNKAIIVCKVNELTSNEVTVDIPIEGKSSGLPAGTIAAIAVGVILGISIMVIILLIVILRRKQSAGNVKSKSVKELSTAVEENEREAIDDPTYEAIPGTGIPATPLYEDTVIRTSPHYQGILVDNAAYKTTDGENRGNGN from the exons ATGCTGGGCTATACGAGTGTGTTGGTGAAAACAAGGCTGGACGTAGAAGTGGGACAGTGTATTTTACAGTTCAAA GCTGGTGAACAAGGAAGCAATACATTGACTATCACATCGGCAAAGAAAATCGACACGGGCACTTACACGTGTGAAGGAAAGAATGATGCAGGAGTGGACATGGATACAGTTGTTCTTCAAGTGAGAG tttCACCTGATGCATCGACTAACTTGACGGCTAAGGAGAAAACAAATATTTCTATCACTTTGTCATGGATATCTGGATCTGAGAACTTCAGTCCAATCAATGGATATGAAGTTATCTATAGACAGACCGGATCTAGTGATTGGATGATTGCTAGAAATTTTAGTGATGGAACTACGACAGAACAGCTGGTCGATGGGTTGATGCCTTTGACTGATTATGACTTTAGAGTGAGAGCCAGGAATGCTATTGGAGAAGGCGAATTCAGTGACATAGAAAAACTGATAACACATCCTAATG CTCCATCTCTTGGTCCAACTGAGCTTAGCTATAGTGAAGTTAAAGCCGTATCAGCAAAGCTGACTTGGAAA ATTGTCAATGAAAGTCTTTTAGCCAGCAATGAAGGCAACATAACACACTATGAGATGGTTTACAGTTATAATAATCAGGAGAAATCGCAATATACAGATGGAGTTGCCACATCAGGGACACTGACTGGTTTATTGAAAGGTGCCAATTATAAGGTGGTAGTGTATGCAAGAAACTCGGGACCATATCAATCACCTCCATCAAACAAAGTATCGTTTACAACTGACACAACAG GAGATTTCAcaatatttcaagaaaatcAGCAAGAAAAAACGGCTTTTATTGAAGGACTCATGCCAAGACAGGAGTACACAGTGAGAGTCACTGCTAGGAATTTTAACGGTTTTGGTGATCCTGATGAAATTAAGAGAACAACACAGACTGAAG TTGTTACTGTTACTATCGGCACAACATCTGAGACAACAATCCAAGTTGATTGGCAGATTG agTTGCAAGACTTGAAAGTTACAATTGTGAATAATTTTGCTGAACCCGGAAGTGTCGTTACTTTGAAGTGTGAAACTGATTTTG GCACATCAAGTCTTGTGGCTTTGACAG cTGTTACTGTTACTATTGGCACAACAACTGAGACAACAATCAAAGTTGATTGGCAGATTGGTAACGTCCCGGATGCTGTGACAGAAATTACTGTACATTGGGGGACAGACTTGAGTGAAACTTTAGAAAAAGGGATAGAGACTTACACCATAAAACAATTGAATCCTAAGACTTCGTACACAATCAGAGTTGTCGTAAGTCTTCTTAGTGGTCAAGAGCGGGAGGCGATTGAAGAAGTTGAAACAAAAG CACTTACTGCCATCGTACTTCGTCCACCAGAGACACTTCATGTTGACAAAGATGCACCTGGCACTGCTACATGTGTAACTTCTAGTGGTGCTCCACCACCACGACCAGTTGAGTGGAGGGTTAATAATGAAGTTGTATCAAACACAGGGTTCATTACAGTGCAAGACAACATCTTGACTGTGACATACACAGAAGAGCTAAACAAGGCAATCATCGTTTGCAAAGTCAATGAGTTAACATCAAATGAAGTTACAGTCG ATATTCCTATTGAAGGCAAGAGTAGTGGCCTCCCGGCTGGTACAATAGCTGCTATTGCTGTTGGAGTGATACTTGGAATTAGCATAATGGTTATCATTCTATTGATCGTTATTTTGAGGAGAAAACAGTCTGCTGGAAATGTTAAATCAAA GAGTGTAAAGGAGCTGTCTACAGCAGTGGAAGAAAACGAAAGGGAAGCAATTGATGATCCTACATATGAGGCAATACCTGGCACTGGCATACCAGCGACTCCACTGTATGAAGACACCGTCATTCGCACAAGTCCACATTATCAAGGAATATTGGTTGACAATGCAgcttacaaaacaacagaTGGTGAAAACCGAGGTAATGGGAATTAG
- the LOC134176706 gene encoding cell adhesion molecule DSCAM-like encodes MIVLRVLTCLTVVSLSGGQTLNLYENVTLSGGWTVYPISDIVVENTSVALWCKRDDSVLPLYQIRPFGGGIFGNALQQFTGDPLITSEPRTLKLKIDSFSKKYEGEWQCAIQVSDPVHGLVPRPGPTRTVELAIAPTISQFTAPNTNLSDSVTITCESSEAKPDPSYLFIRRQTGEVLKNSSLTKTVSYTIDKVKETDAGEYECVGENKAGLRSGTVYFTVQTVPHTLIVNGQNTHTISQMENITFRCESTGIPVPRIRWFRDDQMQKDGEQGNSTLTITSAKKSDTGTYTCEGKNDAGVDMDTVDLQVQVPPDAPTNLTANERTNVSITLSWTAGSENFSPINGYEVIYRQTGSSDWMIARNFSDGAATEQLVEGLIPLTDYDFRVRARNAIGEGEFSDIEKLITHPNAPSLGPTELSYSEVKAVSAKLTWKIVNESLLASNEGNITYYEMAYSYNNQEKSQDTAGVATSGTLTSLLKGADYKVVVYARNSGPYRSPPSNEVSFTTDTTVPGKVTSLGTTEVTENSLNVKWDEPTDTGGQNVRINGYRVEYSAGTSGDFKTFQGNQQEKTALIEGLIPRQEYTVRVTARNVIGFGDPDEIKRTTQTEVLGVPEFSSQNIGRSTAFTISLYLETNKSDIDRFVVAYVRVGEIYHPWFGRSDIKDVANGKTKIFEMNELGEEGKVVIDGLQWSSVYDLVLKVETLSKFSAWSGVVRAETQELLGLEVTIVNNFAQPGSVVTLKCETAFGDPVQNVIWSNKDGETLQDNDDYSFSGNSLLIHDFDEEDEGAYTCMIRGANRIQGTSSLVALTGSLSGSSKDGPAIGGGIAVGVIVLLCLIIVAVFYCRKKNTQDKMVAEANPVHMSSYKYQDPETNLSPNDNVTKLETSAEDPIGSSRRYEKQDSSFSDNPMYGIAKPQQVPEDSSPAPVATPVATPIAPKASVETVV; translated from the exons ATGATTGTGTTGCGAGTACTGACGTGTTTGACTGTAGTGTCGCTGTCAG GCGGTCAGACActgaatctgtatgagaatgtTACACTGAGTGGTGGATGGACTGTCTACCCTATTAGCGACATCGTGGTGGAGAATACGAGTGTTGCGTTATGGTGCAAGCGGGATGATAGCGTCCTTCCTCTGTATCAGATTAGACCGTTTGGTGGGGGCATTTTTGGAAACGCGTTACAGCAGTTTACGGGTGATCCTCTGATCACGAGTGAACCTAGGACACTAAAACTCAAGATTGACAGTTTCAGTAAGAAATACGAGGGCGAGTGGCAGTGCGCTATACAAGTGAGTGATCCTGTTCATGGACTTGTGCCTCGCCCTGGTCCAACTCGTACGGTGGAGCTTGCAA TTGCTCCTACCATCAGTCAGTTTACTGCTCCTAATACCAACTTGTCGGATTCTGTCACGATTACTTGTGAATCTTCTGAAGCTAAACCAGATCCTTCTTATCTGTTCATCAGGCGGCAGACAGGAGAGGTGCTGAAAAATTCCTCACTTACAAAAACTGTGAGCTATACTATTGACAAAGTCAAAGAAACTGATGCTGGAGAATACGAGTGTGTTGGTGAGAACAAGGCTGGACTTAGAAGCGGGACAGTGTATTTTACAGTTCAGA ctgtTCCTCATACTCTCATTGTAAACGGACAAAACACTCACACAATCAGTCAAATGGAGAACATCACATTTAGATGCGAGTCTACAGGCATTCCAGTGCCACGAATTCGGTGGTTTCGTGATGACCAAATGCAAAAGGATGGCGAGCAAGGAAACAGTACATTGACTATCACATCAGCAAAGAAAAGCGACACGGGCACTTACACATGTGAAGGAAAGAATGATGCAGGAGTGGACATGGATACAGTTGATCTTCAAGTTCAAG ttcCACCTGATGCACCGACTAACTTGACGGCGAACGAAAGAACAAATGTTTCTATCACTTTGTCATGGACAGCTGGATCTGAGAACTTCAGTCCAATTAATGGATATGAAGTGATCTATAGACAGACCGGATCTAGTGATTGGATGATTGCTAGAAACTTCAGTGATGGAGCTGCAACAGAACAGCTGGTCGAGGGGTTGATACCGTTGACTGATTATGACTTTAGAGTGAGAGCCAGGAATGCTATTGGAGAAGGAGAATTCAGTGACATAGAAAAACTGATAACACATCCTAATG CTCCATCTCTTGGTCCAACTGAGCTTAGCTATAGTGAAGTAAAAGCCGTATCAGCCAAGCTCACTTGGAAA ATTGTCAATGAAAGTCTTTTAGCCAGCAATGAAGGCAACATAACATACTATGAGATGGCTTACAGTTATAATAATCAGGAGAAATCGCAAGATACAGCTGGAGTTGCCACATCAGGGACACTGACTAGTTTATTGAAAGGTGCCGATTATAAGGTGGTAGTGTATGCAAGAAACTCGGGACCATATCGATCACCTCCGTCAAACGAAGTATCATTTACAACTGACACAACAG TACCAGGCAAGGTGACCAGTCTTGGCACAACAGAGGTAACAGAGAACAGTCTCAATGTTAAGTGGGATGAACCAACAGACACTGGAGGACAGAATGTACGTATAAATGGGTACAGAGTTGAGTACAGTGCTGGTACATCAGGAGATTTCAAAACATTTCAAGGAAATCAGCAAGAAAAAACGGCTCTTATTGAAGGACTCATACCAAGACAGGAGTACACAGTGAGAGTCACTGCTAGGAATGTCATCGGTTTTGGTGATCCTGATGAAATTaagagaacaacacaaactgaag ttctAGGTGTACCAGAATTTTCGTCACAGAATATTGGACGAAGCACTGCGTTTACCATCTCACTCTACTTGGAAACCAATAAATCGGATATTGACAGATTTGTTGTTGCCTATGTTCGTGTTGGTGAGATTTACCACCCATGGTTTGGACGTTCTGACATCAAAGATGTAGCAAACGGGAAGACAAAGATTTTTGAGATGAATGAACTGGGGGAAGAAGGCAAAGTGGTGATAGATGGACTGCAGTGGTCAAGTGTCTATGATCTTGTATTGAAGGTTGAAACACTCAGTAAATTTAGTGCTTGGAGTGGAGTTGTTCGAGCTGAAACTCAAG AGTTGCTAGGCTTGGAAGTTACGATTGTGAATAATTTTGCTCAACCGGGAAGTGTCGTTACTTTGAAGTGTGAAACTGCTTTTGGCGATCCTGTTCAAAATGTCATATGGTCAAACAAGGACGGAGAAACACTTCAAGACAACGACGACTACTCGTTTAGCGGCAACAGTCTTTTGATTCATGATTTTGATGAGGAAGATGAAGGggcatacacatgcatgatTCGAGGAGCTAATAGAATTCAAGGCACATCAAGTCTTGTGGCTTTGACAG GAAGTCTCAGTGGCAGTAGTAAAGATGGTCCTGCCATTGGTGGTGGCATTGCTGTGGGAGTTATAGTTCTATTGTGTCTCATCATTGTCGCAGTGTTCTATTGTAGAAAGAAGAATACACAAG ATAAAATGGTAGCTGAAGCCAACCCTGTCCACATGAG CTCTTACAAGTACCAAGATCCTGAAACTAATTTGTCACCAAATGATAATGTCACAAAATTGGAAACTTCAGCTGAAGATCCAATAGGATCATCTAGACGTTATGAGAAACAGGATTCTTCATTTAGTGACAATCCTATGTATGGCATTGCAAAGCCACAACAAGTACCCGAG GATTCCTCACCAGCTCCAGTTGCCACACCGGTTGCCACGCCCATTGCCCCCAAGGCTTCTGTTGAAACAGTGGTCTAG